A single Bosea sp. PAMC 26642 DNA region contains:
- a CDS encoding DUF2853 family protein, translated as MDHLADVKKFARKPLNEAAFAGMSKSYALVMGKPDTRYVACSDAAELERVRENFLKKKLGLKSADLDASIKAICEHMKADNTKSRLTFYYLLAEHYGKLDLFVKK; from the coding sequence ATGGATCATCTCGCCGACGTCAAGAAATTCGCCAGGAAGCCGCTGAACGAGGCCGCCTTCGCCGGAATGTCGAAATCCTATGCGCTCGTCATGGGCAAGCCCGACACACGCTACGTCGCCTGCTCTGACGCTGCCGAGCTCGAACGTGTCCGCGAGAATTTCCTGAAGAAGAAACTCGGCCTGAAATCCGCCGACCTCGATGCCTCCATCAAGGCGATCTGCGAGCATATGAAGGCAGACAACACCAAGTCGCGCCTGACCTTCTATTACCTGCTGGCGGAGCATTACGGAAAGCTGGACCTCTTCGTGAAGAAGTGA
- a CDS encoding NAD(P)-dependent oxidoreductase, producing MKPTIVMAPPMPAALVARLREHYEVLGPMDHPAPDALPPAAGDARALLTVGGWRTDRALIDALPNLGLIACYGTGIEGVDQGYVKTRGILLSNAADANADAVAEFAMGLMLASVRKIGAGDRFIRAGRWRSNAIERMPIAPGLGGRRLGIYGLGAIGARIAKLATAFGMEIGYHNRSQRSELPYLYQGSLLGLAEWADVLLVAVRASAETRHAVDAGVLRALGPAGHVVNISRGLAIDEQALCDALETGTIAGAGLDVYESEPNVPDRLKALDNAVLTPHIAAMADSAQLAQQDLLLRNLAAFFSGKPLPSGVPL from the coding sequence ATGAAGCCGACAATTGTGATGGCTCCCCCGATGCCCGCGGCGCTCGTCGCGCGGTTGCGCGAGCATTACGAGGTACTGGGGCCCATGGACCATCCGGCACCCGATGCGCTGCCTCCGGCGGCAGGCGATGCCCGCGCTCTGTTGACGGTCGGAGGCTGGCGCACGGACCGCGCGCTGATCGATGCCCTGCCGAATCTTGGGCTCATCGCCTGCTACGGCACCGGTATCGAAGGTGTCGACCAGGGATATGTGAAGACGCGCGGCATCCTGCTCAGCAACGCCGCCGATGCCAATGCGGACGCGGTGGCGGAATTCGCCATGGGCCTGATGCTGGCGAGCGTCCGCAAGATCGGCGCGGGCGACCGCTTCATCCGGGCCGGTCGCTGGAGAAGCAACGCCATCGAACGTATGCCCATCGCGCCTGGCCTCGGCGGCCGCCGGCTCGGCATCTACGGACTCGGCGCCATCGGAGCCCGGATCGCGAAGCTCGCCACGGCCTTCGGCATGGAGATCGGCTACCACAACCGCTCGCAGCGTTCGGAGCTGCCCTACCTCTACCAGGGCAGCCTGCTCGGGCTTGCCGAATGGGCGGATGTTCTGCTGGTCGCCGTCAGGGCGAGTGCCGAGACCCGCCACGCTGTCGATGCCGGCGTGCTGCGGGCGCTTGGACCGGCAGGCCATGTCGTCAACATCTCGCGTGGCCTCGCCATCGACGAGCAGGCTCTGTGCGACGCGCTCGAAACCGGCACGATCGCCGGGGCGGGCCTCGACGTCTATGAGAGCGAGCCCAACGTTCCCGACCGCCTCAAGGCGCTCGACAACGCGGTCCTGACCCCTCACATCGCCGCCATGGCCGACAGCGCTCAGCTTGCCCAGCAGGACCTCCTGCTGCGCAACCTCGCCGCGTTCTTCTCCGGGAAGCCGTTGCCCTCCGGCGTGCCGCTGTGA
- a CDS encoding L,D-transpeptidase, with the protein MRRHAPIGLLFAAALALFAAAFVSHPVLARELVETLDPRWQPGMIVIRTAERRLYFVNAPGTAIRYQIAVGKSGKQWRGVKYVEELQVEPAWSPPASVKRDKPSLPDLIPGGSPRNPMGARVIGLGPGGEYAIHGTNMPGTIGSAASYGCFRMHNQDVIDLYERVRMGTPVVVLP; encoded by the coding sequence ATGAGACGCCATGCCCCGATCGGGTTGCTCTTCGCCGCAGCGCTTGCGCTGTTTGCTGCGGCCTTCGTGAGCCATCCCGTGCTGGCCCGCGAACTGGTCGAGACCCTCGATCCGCGCTGGCAGCCGGGAATGATCGTGATCCGGACGGCCGAGCGCCGGCTCTATTTCGTCAATGCGCCGGGCACGGCGATCCGCTACCAGATCGCCGTCGGCAAGTCCGGCAAGCAGTGGCGCGGCGTGAAATACGTCGAGGAACTGCAGGTCGAGCCGGCCTGGAGCCCACCGGCTTCGGTGAAGCGCGACAAGCCGTCCTTGCCCGATCTCATTCCCGGCGGTTCGCCGCGCAACCCGATGGGCGCCCGCGTGATCGGGCTCGGACCGGGCGGCGAATACGCGATCCACGGAACCAACATGCCCGGAACCATCGGGTCGGCCGCGTCCTATGGCTGCTTCCGGATGCACAACCAGGACGTGATCGATCTCTACGAGCGCGTCCGCATGGGAACGCCGGTCGTGGTTCTGCCCTGA
- a CDS encoding heme ABC transporter ATP-binding protein has translation MAAVLEDEDSNEKDQEINPIVSARGLGFMAGGRALVAEASLDLMPGSVTVLVGPNGAGKSSLLKLMTGEAKPSAGTIAIEGEPLHAVPPWSLACRRAVMAQHARLAFPFSVYEVARLGVDGIGRALPKARREAVVADGLAAAGVLDLAPRPYQTLSGGEQQRVQFARVLCQLEAGRSVSARQALFLDEPIASLDLCHQLALLDMARTVAARGVAVLIVLHDLNLAVTFADTLVVMDQGRIVAKGAPSETLSDRLLADVFKVGLSLGRAPAHGLPFLLPQQHRERPSA, from the coding sequence TTGGCGGCCGTTTTGGAGGATGAGGACTCGAATGAGAAGGATCAGGAGATCAATCCAATCGTCTCGGCGCGCGGTCTCGGTTTCATGGCGGGCGGGCGGGCGCTCGTCGCGGAGGCCTCGCTCGACCTGATGCCGGGCAGCGTCACGGTCCTGGTCGGCCCCAACGGCGCCGGCAAATCGAGCTTGCTGAAACTCATGACCGGCGAGGCCAAGCCGTCCGCTGGCACGATCGCGATCGAGGGGGAGCCGCTCCACGCCGTACCGCCCTGGAGCCTTGCCTGCCGTCGCGCGGTGATGGCGCAGCACGCGCGGCTCGCCTTTCCCTTCAGCGTCTATGAGGTGGCACGGCTGGGGGTCGATGGCATCGGCCGGGCTTTGCCAAAGGCGCGCCGCGAGGCGGTGGTCGCCGACGGTCTTGCCGCCGCGGGCGTCCTCGACCTGGCGCCCCGGCCTTACCAGACGCTGTCGGGCGGTGAGCAGCAGCGCGTCCAGTTCGCCCGCGTGCTCTGTCAGCTCGAGGCTGGCCGCAGCGTGAGTGCGCGTCAGGCGTTGTTCCTCGACGAGCCGATCGCGAGTCTCGACCTCTGCCATCAGCTGGCTTTGCTCGACATGGCCAGGACCGTCGCCGCGCGCGGGGTCGCGGTGCTGATCGTGCTGCACGACCTCAACCTCGCCGTGACCTTCGCCGATACGCTGGTGGTGATGGATCAGGGCCGCATCGTCGCCAAGGGTGCGCCGTCCGAGACGCTGAGCGACAGACTGCTCGCCGACGTTTTCAAGGTCGGCCTCAGTCTCGGCCGCGCCCCGGCACATGGCCTGCCCTTCCTGTTGCCGCAGCAGCACCGGGAACGCCCGTCGGCTTGA
- a CDS encoding FecCD family ABC transporter permease, whose protein sequence is MASAALAAFVAGRRRRAMLAVGCLVLLCLALAVIAIGQGAVAIAPQRVVAILSARLTGDPALLEGRDALVVLNIRLPRVLLGLLVGASLAVSGALMQGLFRNPLADPGLVGVSSGAGLAAAATIVLGDRLLAGTAIKLPFALLPVGAFCGGLISTLILYLIATRQGRTSVATMLLAGVALGALAGALTGLLAYLSDDRQLRDLTFWSLGSLGGASWTKLSVVAPIVLPMLLAMPLLARGLNGLMLGEAEAWHLGLPVQRIKALAILLVALAVGASVASAGVIGFVGIVVPHLIRLAIGPDHRLLLPLAAVGGATLLVGADIVARLMVAPAELPLGIVTAAIGAPFFLWLLLRRSTALDV, encoded by the coding sequence ATGGCGTCCGCCGCGCTTGCCGCTTTCGTGGCGGGCCGCCGGCGGCGGGCCATGCTGGCCGTTGGCTGCCTCGTCCTGCTCTGCCTGGCGCTCGCTGTGATCGCGATCGGCCAGGGCGCGGTCGCGATCGCGCCGCAGCGCGTCGTCGCGATCCTGAGCGCGAGACTGACAGGCGATCCAGCGCTGCTCGAAGGGCGCGACGCCCTGGTCGTTCTCAATATCCGGCTGCCGCGCGTCCTGCTCGGTCTGCTGGTCGGCGCCTCGCTCGCGGTCTCGGGCGCACTCATGCAGGGGCTGTTCCGCAACCCGCTCGCGGATCCTGGCCTCGTCGGCGTCTCCTCCGGGGCAGGCTTGGCGGCGGCGGCGACGATCGTGCTCGGCGACCGGCTCCTCGCAGGCACGGCGATAAAGCTGCCCTTCGCGCTCCTGCCTGTCGGCGCTTTCTGCGGCGGCCTGATCTCGACACTGATCCTCTATCTCATCGCGACCCGCCAGGGCCGCACCTCGGTTGCTACCATGCTGCTGGCGGGCGTCGCGCTCGGCGCGCTGGCGGGCGCCCTGACCGGCCTTCTCGCCTACCTCTCAGATGATCGCCAACTGCGCGACCTGACCTTCTGGTCGCTCGGCAGCCTCGGCGGCGCGAGCTGGACCAAGCTCTCCGTCGTCGCCCCCATCGTTTTGCCGATGCTGCTCGCAATGCCGCTTCTGGCGCGCGGGCTCAACGGCCTGATGCTGGGCGAGGCCGAAGCCTGGCATCTCGGCCTGCCGGTCCAGCGCATCAAGGCGCTGGCCATCCTGCTGGTGGCGCTTGCCGTCGGCGCGAGCGTCGCCTCGGCCGGCGTGATCGGCTTCGTCGGCATCGTGGTGCCGCATCTGATCCGGCTCGCCATCGGCCCCGACCACCGCCTGCTGCTGCCGCTCGCGGCGGTGGGCGGCGCGACCCTGCTCGTCGGTGCCGATATCGTCGCGCGGCTCATGGTGGCACCGGCCGAACTCCCGCTCGGCATCGTCACGGCAGCGATCGGCGCGCCCTTCTTTCTGTGGCTGCTGCTGCGACGCTCGACGGCGCTCGATGTCTGA
- a CDS encoding heme/hemin ABC transporter substrate-binding protein: MRGRFIPATARRSRPDRREFSAAIGLSLLAVAGLVAPSAVITRAVAQTPDRIVAAGGVITEVLYALGLQDRIVGVDTTSQFPIDALRDKASIGYVRALSAEGVISLKPSLVIAIQSAGPPDAISLLSEAGVKLARIPEDLTPEGIASKIEAIGTLAGAAEPARRLAAQTTERFDELARLRDGLRTRRRVLFVLSLQNGRVMVGGRNSTADAIIGLAGGINVASAIEGYKPMTDEAIIEAAPDIVLMMRNSGSPNTTPDVMFAMPAFSSTPAASRKALVAMDGLYLLGFGPRAPLAARDLMAAIYPDAAIPPLKTAAIP, from the coding sequence ATGCGAGGCCGATTCATCCCCGCGACCGCCCGGCGCTCGCGGCCCGACCGCCGTGAGTTCTCCGCCGCGATCGGGCTGAGCCTGCTTGCGGTTGCCGGTCTCGTCGCGCCGTCGGCCGTCATCACCCGCGCCGTCGCGCAGACGCCCGACCGCATCGTCGCGGCCGGCGGCGTGATCACCGAGGTTCTCTATGCGCTTGGCCTGCAGGATCGCATCGTCGGTGTCGACACGACCAGCCAGTTCCCGATCGACGCCCTGCGCGACAAGGCCAGCATCGGCTATGTGCGCGCCTTGTCGGCCGAGGGCGTGATCTCGCTCAAGCCCTCGCTGGTCATCGCCATCCAGAGCGCCGGTCCGCCGGATGCGATCTCCCTGCTGAGCGAGGCCGGCGTGAAGCTCGCCCGAATCCCGGAGGACCTGACGCCTGAGGGCATCGCGTCCAAGATCGAGGCGATCGGCACGCTTGCGGGCGCCGCCGAGCCGGCGCGGCGCCTCGCCGCCCAGACGACCGAACGCTTCGACGAGCTGGCGCGCCTGCGCGACGGGCTCAGGACACGCCGCCGCGTCCTCTTCGTGCTGTCGCTGCAGAACGGCCGCGTCATGGTCGGCGGCCGCAACAGCACGGCCGATGCCATCATCGGTCTCGCCGGCGGGATCAATGTCGCCAGCGCGATCGAGGGCTACAAGCCGATGACCGACGAGGCGATCATCGAGGCGGCTCCTGACATCGTCCTGATGATGCGCAACAGCGGCAGCCCCAACACGACGCCGGACGTGATGTTCGCCATGCCGGCCTTCTCGTCGACGCCGGCTGCGAGCCGCAAGGCACTCGTCGCCATGGACGGACTCTATCTGCTCGGATTCGGCCCGCGCGCGCCCCTGGCGGCCCGCGACCTGATGGCGGCGATCTATCCCGACGCCGCGATCCCGCCTTTGAAGACAGCCGCCATCCCGTGA
- a CDS encoding antibiotic biosynthesis monooxygenase family protein produces the protein MFIAMNRFKVVKGEEAAFETIWSSRKTRLDEMAGFIAFHLLKGPEKEDHTLYSSHTTWASKDAFTAWTKSEQFRESHRNAGQPRATPIYLGHPEFEGFETVLSEANPHTPRQAAE, from the coding sequence ATGTTCATCGCCATGAACCGCTTCAAGGTCGTCAAGGGAGAGGAGGCCGCGTTCGAGACCATCTGGTCGTCGCGCAAGACGCGTCTCGACGAGATGGCGGGCTTCATCGCCTTCCATCTGCTGAAGGGTCCGGAGAAGGAAGACCACACGCTGTACTCCTCCCACACCACCTGGGCCTCGAAGGATGCCTTCACGGCCTGGACCAAATCCGAGCAGTTCCGCGAATCGCATCGCAATGCCGGCCAGCCGCGCGCGACGCCGATCTATCTCGGCCATCCCGAATTCGAGGGCTTCGAGACCGTCCTCAGCGAGGCCAATCCGCATACGCCGCGCCAGGCGGCGGAATAA
- the hutX gene encoding heme utilization cystosolic carrier protein HutX, which translates to MTTAEATTRDPMEHVRELLAAKPDGLIEAIAREAGVSTRTVLDQLPAEQRLLIAPERFEELWQNLATWGTVLFLMHTPDVVLECEGSLPVGSFGHGYYNIHGDSPIGGHIKAENCRAIYLVDRKTAQGRRACSVQFYNGAGDVMFKVFVRRDKARELLADQLARFEALKTWAA; encoded by the coding sequence ATGACGACCGCAGAGGCGACGACACGCGATCCGATGGAGCATGTGCGCGAGCTTCTGGCCGCCAAGCCCGACGGCCTGATCGAGGCGATTGCGCGCGAAGCCGGCGTTTCGACGCGCACGGTCCTCGATCAGCTTCCTGCCGAGCAGCGGTTGCTGATCGCGCCGGAGCGGTTCGAGGAGCTCTGGCAGAACCTTGCGACCTGGGGGACCGTGCTGTTCCTGATGCACACCCCCGACGTCGTGCTGGAATGCGAGGGCTCGCTGCCTGTCGGCAGCTTCGGCCACGGCTATTACAATATCCACGGCGACAGCCCGATCGGCGGTCACATCAAGGCTGAAAATTGCCGGGCGATCTATCTCGTCGACCGCAAGACGGCACAAGGGCGTCGTGCCTGCTCGGTGCAATTCTACAACGGCGCGGGCGACGTCATGTTCAAGGTCTTCGTCCGGCGTGACAAGGCGCGCGAACTGCTTGCCGACCAACTCGCTCGCTTCGAGGCTCTGAAGACCTGGGCTGCCTGA
- a CDS encoding DUF1684 domain-containing protein — translation MQDDLIARDDAVVAEALSHFAALQDWRRQVVDLYAAIRALPPAQGLAQWRTIRDRLFREHSQSPLSVARRAQFGGIGYFPHDPALRFEVGLAAAAGREAIRIEAGKDGTMTLLPYALTQGLAAPLGRELTLYWIEGYGGGTFLPFGDATNGDETFAGGRYLLDTIKGADLGRTPEGKLILDFNFAYYPSCAYSEAWVCPLSPFENRLPAAVRGGERDLAS, via the coding sequence ATGCAGGACGATCTTATCGCCCGGGACGATGCCGTCGTCGCGGAAGCATTGTCGCACTTTGCCGCGCTGCAGGACTGGCGGCGACAGGTCGTCGACCTCTATGCCGCCATAAGGGCGCTGCCGCCCGCCCAGGGCCTGGCGCAGTGGCGGACCATCCGGGACCGGCTGTTCCGCGAGCATTCACAGTCGCCGCTTTCGGTGGCGCGACGCGCACAGTTCGGCGGTATCGGCTATTTCCCGCACGATCCGGCCTTGCGCTTCGAGGTCGGGCTGGCAGCCGCGGCGGGCCGCGAGGCCATCAGGATCGAAGCCGGCAAGGACGGTACGATGACGCTCCTGCCCTATGCCCTGACACAGGGGCTCGCAGCGCCCCTCGGCAGAGAACTGACGCTCTACTGGATCGAGGGCTATGGCGGCGGCACGTTCCTGCCCTTCGGCGACGCGACCAATGGCGACGAGACCTTCGCCGGCGGACGCTATCTGCTGGACACGATCAAGGGCGCCGATCTCGGCAGGACGCCCGAGGGGAAGCTGATCCTGGATTTCAACTTTGCCTACTACCCGTCCTGTGCCTATTCGGAAGCCTGGGTCTGCCCGCTTTCGCCATTCGAGAACCGCCTGCCGGCGGCGGTGCGCGGCGGCGAGCGCGATCTCGCTTCGTAG
- a CDS encoding fused DSP-PTPase phosphatase/NAD kinase-like protein, giving the protein MLNRLRPDEERYARRMARIARWDRPIAGRLDRARAWANMLLVDHGVFRLAYLNAHKVTPGLWRTAQPTPRDIARFARMGVRTIVNLRGGREHGGWPLEREACARHGIDLVEFVLRSRGAPDRETILGAQAFFAGIAEPMLVHCKSGADRAGFFAALYLLIHEKRPLDEATAQLSFRYGHFRFAKTGILDAFFEAYRHEGLAKDIPFLTWVAEGYDPERLEREFKPGFFSSLIADRLIRRE; this is encoded by the coding sequence GTGCTGAACCGGCTGCGCCCCGACGAGGAGCGCTATGCGAGGCGCATGGCGCGCATCGCGCGCTGGGACCGACCGATCGCCGGGCGGCTCGACCGTGCGCGCGCCTGGGCCAACATGCTGCTGGTCGATCATGGCGTTTTCCGGCTCGCCTATCTCAATGCCCACAAGGTGACGCCGGGCCTCTGGCGCACCGCCCAGCCGACGCCGCGCGATATCGCCCGCTTCGCACGGATGGGGGTGCGGACCATCGTCAACCTGCGTGGCGGGCGCGAGCATGGCGGCTGGCCGCTGGAGCGCGAAGCCTGCGCGAGGCATGGCATCGACCTCGTCGAATTCGTGCTGCGCTCGCGCGGCGCCCCCGATCGGGAGACGATCCTGGGCGCGCAGGCCTTCTTCGCGGGCATCGCGGAGCCGATGCTCGTCCACTGCAAATCGGGCGCCGACCGCGCCGGTTTCTTCGCCGCACTCTATCTGCTGATCCACGAGAAACGCCCGCTCGACGAGGCTACGGCCCAGCTTTCCTTCCGCTACGGCCATTTCCGTTTCGCCAAGACCGGCATCCTCGACGCCTTCTTCGAGGCCTATCGCCACGAGGGGCTGGCCAAGGATATTCCGTTCCTGACCTGGGTCGCCGAGGGCTACGATCCGGAGCGGCTGGAGCGCGAGTTCAAGCCGGGCTTCTTCTCGTCCTTGATCGCGGATCGGCTGATCCGACGCGAATGA
- the ppa gene encoding inorganic diphosphatase codes for MRLDAISIGKNPPDEVNVVIEVAIGGEPIKYEMDKEAGTLFVDRFLYTPMRYPGNYGFIPHTLSEDGDPCDVLVANTRPLIPGSYIAVRPIGVMMMEDEGGGDEKIIAVPVPKLTKRYENVHNYTDLPQITLDQIQHFFEHYKDLEPGKWVKLAGWGDARKAKELIVEAMDRAKAAKA; via the coding sequence ATGCGCCTTGATGCCATTTCAATCGGCAAGAATCCTCCCGACGAAGTCAATGTGGTGATCGAAGTCGCCATCGGCGGGGAGCCGATCAAATACGAGATGGACAAGGAAGCCGGCACGCTCTTCGTCGACCGCTTCCTCTATACGCCGATGCGCTATCCTGGAAATTACGGCTTCATCCCGCACACCCTGTCGGAGGATGGCGACCCGTGCGACGTGCTCGTCGCCAACACCCGCCCGCTGATTCCAGGCTCCTATATCGCTGTCCGCCCGATCGGCGTGATGATGATGGAGGACGAGGGCGGCGGCGACGAGAAGATCATCGCCGTGCCGGTGCCCAAGCTGACCAAGCGCTACGAGAATGTCCACAACTACACCGACCTGCCCCAGATCACGCTCGACCAGATCCAGCACTTCTTCGAGCACTACAAGGATCTCGAGCCCGGCAAATGGGTCAAGCTGGCCGGCTGGGGCGACGCCAGGAAGGCCAAGGAACTGATCGTCGAGGCGATGGACCGGGCCAAGGCGGCGAAGGCCTGA
- a CDS encoding HpcH/HpaI aldolase/citrate lyase family protein: protein MTTIRPRRSVLYMPGSNARALEKAREIPADVLILDLEDAVAPDAKTMARDQIGAAVKAGGYGKREIVIRVNGLDTPWFAADLAAAADAKPDAILIPKVSSPETLLEIGSRLHGLWAAPEIRLWAMIETPLAILDVERIARAARDPASRLACFVMGTNDLAKETRARFVPGRAPMLPWLTTALLAARAHGIDIIDGVYNNLKDEAGFLAECEQARDLGFDGKTLIHPGQVAAANAIFAPDEAALMQAKAIIAAFELPENADKGALQLDGRMVERLHAQMATRVVALAEAIGG, encoded by the coding sequence ATGACCACCATACGCCCCCGCCGCAGCGTCCTCTACATGCCCGGTTCCAATGCGCGCGCGCTCGAAAAGGCCCGCGAGATCCCGGCCGACGTGCTGATCCTCGATCTCGAAGATGCCGTCGCGCCCGATGCCAAGACCATGGCGCGCGATCAGATCGGCGCCGCGGTGAAGGCCGGCGGCTATGGCAAGCGCGAGATCGTCATCCGCGTCAACGGCCTCGACACGCCGTGGTTTGCGGCCGATCTCGCCGCCGCCGCCGATGCGAAACCCGATGCCATTCTGATCCCGAAGGTCTCCAGCCCCGAGACGCTGCTCGAGATCGGCTCGCGCCTGCATGGCCTCTGGGCCGCGCCTGAGATCCGGCTCTGGGCCATGATCGAGACGCCGCTCGCCATCCTCGACGTCGAACGCATCGCGCGGGCCGCGCGCGATCCCGCCTCACGGCTGGCCTGTTTCGTGATGGGGACCAATGACCTCGCCAAGGAGACCCGCGCGCGCTTCGTGCCTGGCCGCGCGCCGATGCTGCCCTGGCTGACGACGGCGCTGCTGGCCGCTCGCGCCCATGGCATCGACATCATCGACGGGGTCTACAACAACCTCAAGGACGAGGCGGGCTTCCTGGCCGAATGCGAGCAGGCCCGCGATCTCGGCTTCGACGGCAAGACGCTGATCCATCCCGGCCAGGTCGCCGCCGCCAACGCCATCTTCGCGCCCGACGAGGCGGCGCTGATGCAGGCAAAGGCGATCATCGCCGCTTTCGAGTTGCCCGAGAACGCCGACAAGGGCGCGCTCCAGCTCGACGGCCGCATGGTCGAGCGCCTGCATGCTCAGATGGCGACACGGGTCGTCGCGCTGGCGGAGGCGATCGGGGGTTAG
- a CDS encoding serine/threonine dehydratase: MIRIAGVDGCKAGWVAAISSGTEPPVLRVVRRFAELYDGPSAADIVAVDMPIGLPERVTGSGRGPEQLVRPLLGARQSSVFSIPSRASVHAEDYASACALALATSEPPRKVSKQGFHLFPKIREIDALLREPNGLDARIFEVHPELAFQTMHGAPLTHPKKIKGAINPAGMAERRALLIETGLPAVVVNAAAPRGAYADDVLDALAALVVARHIAAGRGRPFPDPPGRDSHGLPIAIWSFLPDRPPTQEPSMSQNPVPRAMIEAAAERVAGHVRTTPVMRLGTGAFGSRADVSLKLECLQHAGSFKTRGAFNNLLSLPVPAAGVAAASGGNHGAAVAYAARERGVKATIFVPEISPAAKIEAIRRFGADVRIGGAQYDDAQAACDAFVAETGALKIHPFAAAETIAGQGTLGREWHAQERDLDTVLVAVGGGGLISGIAAWFAGSGVKVVGVEPAGSRALQAALEAKGPVEVKVASVAADSLGARNVGPLVYEVCKDTVDHVALVPDEAITQAQVALWRDFRLAVEPGGAAALGALLSGAYKPKPGERLGVLVCGANVDLGVLREIVA, from the coding sequence ATGATCCGGATCGCTGGCGTGGACGGCTGCAAGGCGGGCTGGGTAGCGGCCATTTCATCGGGCACGGAACCGCCCGTTCTGCGTGTGGTGCGCCGCTTCGCCGAGTTGTACGACGGGCCGTCTGCGGCCGATATCGTCGCCGTCGACATGCCGATCGGCCTACCCGAACGCGTGACGGGCTCCGGGCGCGGCCCGGAACAGCTGGTCCGGCCGCTGCTTGGGGCACGACAATCCTCGGTGTTTTCGATCCCATCGCGCGCGTCGGTCCATGCCGAGGACTATGCGAGCGCCTGCGCTCTGGCGCTGGCGACATCCGAGCCGCCGCGCAAGGTCTCCAAACAAGGTTTCCATCTGTTTCCGAAAATCCGGGAGATCGATGCCCTTCTGAGGGAACCAAACGGACTCGACGCTCGCATTTTCGAGGTCCATCCGGAGCTGGCGTTCCAGACCATGCACGGGGCACCGCTGACGCATCCCAAGAAGATCAAGGGTGCGATCAATCCTGCCGGCATGGCCGAGCGCAGGGCGTTGCTGATCGAGACGGGCCTGCCGGCCGTCGTCGTCAATGCCGCCGCACCGCGCGGTGCATACGCTGACGACGTGCTCGATGCCCTCGCCGCCTTGGTCGTCGCCCGGCACATCGCCGCCGGGCGTGGACGGCCCTTCCCCGATCCTCCGGGACGCGATAGCCACGGTCTTCCGATCGCGATCTGGAGCTTCCTGCCCGATCGCCCCCCGACGCAGGAGCCGTCCATGAGCCAGAATCCCGTTCCGCGCGCGATGATCGAGGCTGCCGCCGAGCGGGTCGCCGGCCATGTCCGCACCACGCCGGTGATGCGGCTGGGCACCGGTGCCTTCGGCTCGCGGGCCGATGTCTCGCTGAAGCTCGAATGCCTGCAGCATGCCGGTTCGTTCAAGACGCGCGGCGCCTTCAACAACCTGCTCTCCCTGCCGGTGCCTGCAGCCGGGGTCGCCGCAGCCTCGGGTGGCAATCACGGCGCGGCGGTGGCGTATGCGGCGCGCGAGCGCGGGGTCAAGGCGACGATCTTCGTGCCGGAGATCTCGCCCGCCGCAAAGATCGAGGCGATCCGTCGCTTCGGCGCCGATGTCCGGATCGGCGGGGCGCAATATGACGACGCGCAGGCGGCCTGCGACGCCTTCGTCGCGGAGACCGGAGCGCTGAAGATCCATCCCTTCGCGGCGGCCGAGACCATTGCGGGACAGGGCACGCTCGGGCGCGAATGGCACGCCCAGGAGCGCGATCTCGACACGGTGCTGGTCGCGGTCGGCGGCGGCGGGCTGATCTCCGGGATCGCGGCCTGGTTCGCCGGATCCGGCGTCAAGGTGGTGGGCGTCGAGCCGGCGGGCTCGCGCGCCTTGCAGGCGGCACTCGAAGCGAAGGGGCCCGTGGAGGTCAAGGTCGCCTCGGTCGCCGCCGATTCGCTTGGCGCGCGCAATGTCGGGCCGCTGGTCTATGAGGTCTGCAAGGACACGGTCGATCATGTCGCGCTCGTTCCCGACGAGGCGATCACGCAAGCGCAGGTGGCGCTGTGGCGCGATTTCCGGCTGGCGGTCGAGCCCGGCGGGGCTGCGGCGCTGGGCGCGCTGCTGAGCGGCGCCTACAAGCCCAAGCCCGGCGAGCGGCTCGGCGTGCTGGTCTGCGGCGCGAATGTCGATCTCGGCGTTCTCAGGGAGATCGTGGCGTGA